The Aedes albopictus strain Foshan unplaced genomic scaffold, AalbF5 HiC_scaffold_713, whole genome shotgun sequence DNA window CCCCTTAAGTACACCTGAAACACCCGTGTaacctccctttgctctcccctataaacgtCCCCTGGCACAAGGCAGCGCCAGTGTTCGCCATGGGCTATGACCAGAATGGAGTTTGCAGACCGACTAAACAATGATGACAGTGAAAAAATTAACGTGGATGATAAACAGAACTCTACAAATGTAAAAAAAGCAACATGACAAACTAACAATAAGCATGGTAACGAGCAGTTTCTTCAACCAAACCACTAACTTCTTATTAATAGGAATGGGTATGAAAAATTAAGCAATAGCTAAGTCGATAGTCTCATATACCTGAACTGGGGCAAATGGCACAAACTAAACTGACTGAATCCACACAATTCCACAGATGCTCACCCAGCGGATAATATTTACTGGGAATATTGCTGGATTACAACGTGCAGGTTCACTGCAAGTCTGTTCATTAGTTTAACAAGCAGAGTGCATTTCACATCGACTTCCCATTCGCATATTCTGCCCCCATGACGGTGAAAGAGGTACTTTCAAACTCCCAGCTACCCCATATCCATGGCCCACCATCGTCCCGTTAACAAATATGATGGCTCCCATACTAACTTAGTTGCTTGGCTGCTTAAGTGACAATATGGATGAGCTGCAGCGTGCCCGCGGACGATTCAGTATTTTCAGTAGGGTGGTGGTAGAGGAGAAAACGATTCCAAAAATGTTGATTCATTAGATTTTATAGTTATGACACGGACATTGGGGGTTGATTTTTACAAGGAATAACAGTTTTTATTACGTAAGAGAAAAAACAACATTCCAAAAAGCTCGCCAGCATTGAAATCAAGTGTCGACTCAGGCTCTTGCACAGACatggcgacaagggaggggtttttcctaattttgtcAAAGGGCGAAGGAACCCCTCTCGACCACAAAATtaaatcaagtttatatcatattgtgttatgatgttataatatttttctataacttattatgttatgaactagatgcaggatgatgttaaaataactaaaattgtaacaaaaagagaACTGGTCTAATCAaaagaataacttattttgctttaatcagatcaaaattattacAAATTGTGATATGAATGTTGGCCTCAAGATTACTAGTTCCTATcaatatacaattttgtaacattactTTTCTATTGTTGACTCGAAACTAAAATATTATACAATGAGtataaacaacatttataacataaagtgggcttcgtggtcgtgcggttagcggcgtcagtcgtataggcgtttcgtaagctttagagtgtgagttcgattcccgcaccagtcggtgaaaacttttcgtcaaacggaaaattctccactggaccactgggtgttccgtgtgttGTTCTTATGTTCTTGGTTGAAGACGTTGGtgaagtgtctttttttttaaatgtgataTAAATGAGTTATAGGAAAACACCTAGGCTGTTGAACATGAGTATACCAAAATGAGTTGTAAATATAATGGTTTGTTTTAATTGAAttattttttgttacaattttctggtCGGGTATGGAATATtagcaatgggaggggtttaatccctaaaacccctcccttgtgcacaggCTTGTGTCGACCACACCACCAAAATCTCAACATGATCCACGaagagttcgacgcattacccgtgtcaacaccaaagCACCGTTTATCATTGCATTCGTAGCATGCtatcgaacagagccccggggGTCGACCGCATATcaaccgagatgctcaaagctgaccctaaTATTTGCACAACTGCGGCATCAATCGGATGCGGGGCGTAACAGATACTCCTTGATTTTGTTTACAGATCTTAAGGcttttacttgcggaagttcttggataacaTACAACAACTTTGGAGAGTAGTTTTCTACATGGAGACTGTAAGGTGTCGCACCGCACcagtaatgtaacaataaataATTTTGCTCGATAAATGCGACTGGAAATCTGTTACTCCCTGTTACCAATGTTCAGTCTATCGTCTAGTGTAGTGCAGGTCATTGATAATTTCTCTAGTGCCCCAGTGTCCCAAAATTACCAAATTAATGTTCAAAATTATATACAAGAAGctccccctaaaaaatcaggcaaAAACCAatgtaacgaggaacggttgacagcTATCCCTTTGAAAAAAGCTtaataaaagagccgaaacgtcgggtagagcaaaacacaccgttttgaatagtccaagactgagaaagccagatctttggaaaaaaaaattggttatgGTTGTAggttttcaggcctgtactcgcggaagttcttggaggtcctagaatattgGTGAAAACTGTTGGATGTTGCACCGtaccagtaatgtaacaacaatccatctaTTATGCTAGTAGATCTTAGTAAAAGTTTTTGGATAATCTAGAACATCTTTAAATTAGGGAAACCCTCAATTAAACCCTCTTAGCCCCCATGTATTACTACCAGTCAACCCCCCCTCTCCTCACATCACTTCTGAACCCTTCAGACCTCTGGCATCACCCCCTGCCCCGCCCATCAGATCAGCCACCATGAATCATTTGTGATCTCCCTATAAAACCTACACGcaaaactcgatgtacacagcgcaacgagtaactttcacgcaacgtccgaaaagacaaaagaattttcacgcaaatttgtgtaacaccggatcagcacattttttgtgttgatccagttgtacacaaatatgagtgaaaaatcctttgtcattTTGATCAATGCGTAAAAGTTACTCGAGCGCTGTGttatttcatttaagggtgtacggAAACCCTTCCGCAGAAATTCCCTTTTATCCTCTTTTATTTTAGGAAGAGTTCCCTTCTGGACACTTAgtgcgcgagaaagttgaaaaactgTGATAATTCGCGAATCTAaacgtaagaaaaaaaaatattttagtgaaTTAATACAAACAAGAAACGAAATTTCGAAGCTCTTTTCTGTCACGCACAATTtagctcatattttgaaagtgtGGATTTCtgttatagagcttgctgacgtttattcacctttctctttcaaacatgcaggcgaaataggatttgttgtcatcaggaaaggtttcccgatgaataCAAattctatcccgcctgcatgcttgaaagagagaggtgaataaacgtcagcaagctcaaTTGAAACTGGGTAAATTCCATTCATTTTAAGTAGTTCAACTTTAGTGTGCATCAAGAACAACCAAGAGATGACGTATTGCATAAATATCAAAAACCAAAACCAGATGGCGTAAGTTGAACATGGAAACTGGTTCCTGCAACAGATGACAGCACTCGTTAAGCAAAGTGCGACATCTCGTGGCAGATTTTTGACCGACAAATATGCTGTGGTAATGCGCTACACACGAAACGCATTTTACTCATCAATGAGTAAAATCGAAAGTAAAAGATAATGAATGTGACGTGATGGTTGGCGAAAAATggtaaaatttcagaaggattgaaaaaaaaaacttttaggggatttccagaaggaacaccTGCAAGATTCTCATAATAAACACTTGAAGTATACACTCAAATAACTCCTGGTGTATtcttagaggaaactcctgggagaatctcacatagactgcctatgatcgcataattgtcccataagAATGGGAaagccagcaaatatgggactgatatgcgaccATAGGCAGTAGAAGTGTTGGAGGATTCTCAGATGCGGACTCCTTGAGGATTTCCGGAAAGAACCGTTAAAGATATCAcaggagaatttccagaaggaattattcTGAAAGAAGGTTATattcttctggaggattttttaataaGGCTCCtggactgccgttctacgcatagttgtttCATGTTTCCACGAAACTCTTAAAAGATTGTCAACATGAAATTatgaaatattccctgaaagagCTGTACGAGGattcccagaataaattcctggtggattctcaGATAGAACTCCCAGAAGATTTCAAAATAGaactctggaaggattcctgaaatgcagttttgataattcctggagaatgccaaggaataaatcactggaaaattccaagaagaagCGTCTGGAAGTTCCTCATAAggcagtccttgagaatttccaaaTGAAAGTCATGAAGGATCCCCAGAACGAATTCATAAGGACTCTCAGAATGAATTATTTGGAGCTTCCCAGAAAGAACCgatgaaggattcccagaagaagtttACTAAAGTATTttcgaaaggaactcctgaagaattgtaATAACGAACCCCTGAGGGATCTCCAGAAAAAACACTAGgatgatttccagaaggaaagctggagaatttccagagataaTTCCGATGGATTAACAGAAACAACCACCGAATGATTACTATAAACAACTCCTGGAGTATTCTCAGAAGGATATCTTGAAGGACTCCTAGAATGAAATCCTGGTGGTCCCAgatggaactcatagaggaatctcGTAATTAATCATTGGTATATTTTCAGAATAAACTCGTGGAGGGTTCACAGGAACAACtgttgaaggattcccagaaagaacttttgaaggatccCTAGAAGGCACACCTGGAGTATTCTCAGACGAAACTCTTGAAATcatggaaaattcctagaagtaGAGGAGGCTTCCTATAATAGATTCCTGAtgaattctcagaaggaactcctggaagattccaaaacagaattcctggaagatttccagcatGTAGTTATgtaactcttgaagaattcctagaatgaacccccggaggaatacttgaagatcATCAGAAGGAATGCATTCCTGGAGGCCTTCCAGAAAGACCcgttgaaggattcccagaagaaattcctagaggatttctagagtaaacttctggaggatttacagATGGAACTCaaagaggatttccagaaagaacccCGGAAGATTTctaagaaagaactcctgaaggattcccaaaaacaACACCTTGATGAtttacagaaggaactcctggagaatttgcaGAAACAACTACTGAGAGATTGttagaaagaacttttggagtacccttggaggattcccagaagaaactaaatttccagaaagaattccggagGATTCACAGAAACAGATACTGGAAGATTCCTAGAAAGATTTACTGGAGTATTCTCAGAAGGAAATCTCGAAGGATTCCTATaatgcaattcctagaggaatcataaAATTATTCATTGGATTAATCATATCCCAGGATAAACTTGTGGAAGATTCACAGGGACGAacaactgctggaggatttctagAAAGTACACCTGGAGTGTTCCCAGACGAAACTCCTAAAAGATTCTCAAAATGAACTCAtggaaaattcccagaaggagctcAATTAGGTTTCCTAAAACAAATTCCTGATAGATTctcagatagaactcctggaggactctaAGATAGAATTGCAGGAAGATCCCGAGaataaagttttgaaaaattcccaCGAGTAAATCCTAGAGAATTTCAAGAATGAACCCTATGATGATcctcagaaggaaatccttgagaattcccagaagaaagtcAAGGAATATCCCTAATatgcattcctgaaggattccctggaaaaccCATTGTAGACCTCCAGAAGAAGTTCCAAAAGAATCCCCCCATGGAACTCAAGGGAGGATTTCaagaaggatatcctgaaggattactagaaggaattctgagaggatttccagaatgatctcctggaagattctcagaaggaactcctacaggagttcaAAAGTAACTTCTGAAGATCTTCCAGAAGCAAGTACTGGAGcatttccaaaaagaatttcggaagattcACAGAAACAGCTACTGGAAAATTCCTAtaaagaattcctaatgaaatctcagaaagaaatcttgaaggatttccatgaTGAACTCATGGAGAGTTCGCAGAAGCATAtgatgaagaattccttgaagaatctcccgGAAGATACCCTTGAAGTATTCTGAGAATAAAATATTGAATAATTCTCTGGATGAACTGgtggaaggatcttctggagggttcctagaagcaactcctagaggattttcagaatgaactcctggaagattctcagaaggagctcctgtagtattttcagaagaaactactggagtaCTTGGTATACTACTGAAGAATTCCGGAGGATTCATAGAAACAGCTAATAGAACTCCTGGGacacttccagaaaaaaatcttgaaggatctTCAAGAGTTCCTAAAATGAATTTTTTGGTGGATTCCCAGCCTGAACTCATGGAGGGTTCACAATGCTGAAGGATTCCTACtctaggaggatttccagaaggaattcctgaagcatttccagaactaaacctttgaggattctctgTATGAACTACTTGtggatttctagaaggaacttcttgagtattcccggatggaactcctggaaaaactgttattgccaagaggaactcctggaagttcttctactaagtgtagaattagattTAGGTAATAATACACGttattaaaaacaaaaaagtcCTTTTACTAACATAGGTAATCACGGACCATTTCGGCATGAACAAGTTTCTGAGGACGTTAATCTTTTAACTTACCAAAtttatattcacaaaatattgGAATTGGAAATGTTGTACCACGGTCGGTTCCATGTATCTTATCTTGTGGCCAGAAAGTTCACAATTTTCATGTCTTTTGTGAACACACTTTCCTTTTTTCTCCTTTATCAGCATATTTTCATCTGTCTTACCATTAAGTACTTTGATTTAAGTTTTCTGAATTTCCAACAGTATCGTAATTGTGTGGAATTCGAACCACTTTTTCTCTCAGGTTGAAGACTCAATACGTATAGTTTTCTCATAATAATGTTTACACAGGTCATCAACAATTTCCACTCGACTAAATTTAAACTTGCAATAAATATAATACGCGTTCTCTTGCACCAGCCCGTGCGTGCGGGTGGCTGCTTTCACTAAATCACATTTCTTTTCCGTTTTTCAAAATTAGCAGCCAATTATAGGTTTTTAGTTTTTAGTAAAATAGATCATAAGAATATAGTAAAAAACATATTTGGAATGCTGCAACTAAGGAacttatttgtcaaaaaatactTACACATAGCACTACTCTAAAACTGAGTAACGATATGTCTTTCATAATTGGGAATGTCTAGTTTAAACCGATAGAACAGTACAAGTAGACTATCATTCATACTAAGGGACGGCATGTGACGGAATGATTGCAATAGAAATAAGAATCTCTAATCTACTGAAACAATGCGTAAGAAGTAGATCGCCCACCTCACAGCTTCGTGTGCTTGACGTTGTCGGTCCAGTAGTTCTGGATGGTCATCGCCTCCAGCGAGTTCAGGAACGAGTCATTGTCCAAGCTGTACATCTCGTCCGAGTTGTCCCGGATCGTGCTGTCGTCGATGTACCCGCTGGAATCCGGTTCGCTCAACGCTTGGGGTTTGTTCAGATAGAGATACCTCCTGTAGAGGATGATCAACGCGGCTGAGAGCCCCGTAAGAAGTCCCAGCGATGCCAGGCAAATCCCGGAGATTGCTCCCACGTTCAAGCGTTGCTGACTTCGGGAACTGCGCCGGTAGTCGTCCTCCTCCAGCGGATGGTCCTGGTCGTCAATTCCCTCCTGAAGGTCCTGCGTGGAGAAAGCTATCGCCCGCGATATGTAACTGCTCGCATTTGGATTCGGGTTGCCATTGCTGACAAAGTCCCGGAAGTCGGACGACAGGATCTTACCTATCCGTCGATCACTCGCGATGACCGAATCCGTTCCGGAACTGTCGCTATGGCTATCGGGAATGTCCCGCTCACTACTGCTACTACTATTACTATCTTCACTACTACTAGAACTAAAGctaatgctgctgctgctgtttctgatgTCACTGGACGCAGGCGACTGCAGAGAATCAGCGTTGGATTGCTCTGGGGATGTCCCATTCTCCAGAGGAACGTCCTCTGGGATATTCGTGTCCGTATCGTTACCGCTTCCCTCTTCTGGCTCGACTGCCGTTGGATGATCCGGAGTCAGTTCCATAGGCTCCGTAGAGTTCTCAACAGCCGTCAACATCAACGTATCCACCAAGCGAGATCCACGATCAGGCATTCGGAGAGATGTCTTTAACTCCCTAAAACAAGAAAATCAGTTCAATATCCGAAAGCACAAGCGCTCACCTCCACCAGACTCACTCCTTCTCCACTCCTCGGTTGTAGTTCTTCAGCTTCAACGTGGTGATGTTCTGGTCATTGCGTGAGAAGATCGTCCCATTCTTCTTAAGTCGTCCAGATCCAACGGCCGGTGCCGTAATCGTAGTCGTTGACGAAGCCGACCCTTCCTCCTCCGTCCTAGCAAACCGAGTCACATCCGGCCCAAAGTCCGTCCCAGCCAGGCTTCCACTGGCGAATGTGTCATCCACATCCTGTGGCATCGGTTCCGGCAGGACGGCGATGCTGTTCATCGTCGGAGCCGGTTGTCCGTTCGAGGAGCTGGACTGCAACCCACTTGAGGCGGCGGCCATCGGCGGAAGTGACGATATGAACGTTGAGGAGCCTCCGGCAGGTTTACTCCCGGCGGCGTTGGCCGAAGTGGAACTTGAGGAAGTTCCacccgatgacgatgacgacgacgacgatgatccaAGTTCATTAGCCCGTTTGAGATATGTGGATTTGTTGCCGGTTTCCTCCAGTTTGGAGGGTAGCTTGACCGGGTAGGAATCGACGGAGCTGAGCGGTGTGCATTCGATTAGAACCACTGGAAAGAAAAGAAGAGGACGTTAAATACATGATACATTAGATGACTAGTTTGTAAAGTTCATGTTCGATTTGAACCCTGAGCCAACGCTTTATTCAATGATAGCAGTACTTTGATCCAGATTCATCATACAGTACAGTGATTGAGAACAGAAATCTTTAGCACAGGTCCAGACCTCAAAAATAAGTTGGGCTACTTATGTGCCTTGCTAGGTTTGGGAGTGGACCCTACATCTCTGCAGGATACATTGCTTCATTCAGTAATTTGTCCACGAGTAcctagaaaatttcttcagaaaattcactcaaaactttctccagggattcacttacaaaatcttttagagatttttttcagatattcttccgggTGCaggtttttctagaaaatcttcttaATATTCTTTTAAAAtctccaccagggattccactggaaatgtATCAAAGAAATTCTCCAGTTAGTCCGTCTCTGATTTATTGAAAACATCTTCCAAGGATACATTTGTAATTTTTCCTCAAGGTTtgtttcttacagaaatttaaaAATGACTTTGTTTAGAATATATGGCTTGGACATTtttctttcttcagaaattcatgcagggattccaTGAGGGGTATTTTCAGATAATTCTTCcgtaaatttgtttgaaaattcttcagagattccttcaaaaaatctttaaaaaacgtttttaagaaattgcaccagggattaaaaaaaaaacttcttaaaatcccttgagatattcctttagggattcttacggatttttct harbors:
- the LOC109421986 gene encoding uncharacterized protein DDB_G0271670 (The sequence of the model RefSeq protein was modified relative to this genomic sequence to represent the inferred CDS: added 49 bases not found in genome assembly), coding for MTLYWWKHWFWITVFAVVLIECTPLSSVDSYPVKLPSKLEETGNKSTYLKRANELGSSSSSSSSSGGTSSSSTSANAAGSKPAGGSSTFISSLPPMAAASSGLQSSSSNGQPAPTMNSIAVLPEPMPQDVDDTFASGSLAGTDFGPDVTRFARTEEEGSASSTTTITAPAVGSGRLKKNGTIFSRNDQNITTLKLKNYNRGVEKEELKTSLRMPDRGSRLVDTLMLTAVENSTEPMELTPDHPTAVEPEEGSGNDTDTNIPEDVPLENGTSPEQSNADSLQSPASSDIRNSSSSISFSSSSSEDSNSSSSSERDIPDSHSDSSGTDSVIASDRRIGKILSSDFRDFVSNGNPNPNASSYISRAIAFSTQDLQEGIDDQDHPLEEDDYRRSSRSQQRLNVGAISGICLASLGLLTGLSAALIILYRRYLYLNKPQALSEPDSSGYIDDSTIRDNSDEMYSLDNDSFLNSLEAMTIQNYWTDNVKHTKL